The sequence below is a genomic window from Lentimicrobium saccharophilum.
GTTACCTTGCCGGGATGCTGCTGGCGTATAGCGCTGATGACTTCCCAGCTTTGATCGGTACTGCCATCGTCCACAAAAATCACCCGGAATGAAAGGCCCGGGCGCTCCAAGGTCTGATCTATCCGTGAAAACAGTTCCCCGAGGCTGTCTTTGCTGTTATAAACCGGGACTATAATTGAATAATCGGGCATAGGGAATTTTGGATTTCGGATTAGGAGTGTTCAAAACCACAAATAAAAAGAACAAAAGAATCACGAGTTCATTGACGTATTGAAAATCAAAGGTATAGCTTTTCACCTGAAGACGAGACTTGGATCACCTCCACTATGTTTGATCATAATTATGGCGATGATATCCCACATTTCGATCATGAACCTTCTTTTAGCTGTTTTATACCCCAATCCATTAATCTTTTTATAGATCAGAATCAGCATGGAGAGAATAAGGGTCATGTACAAGAGGATCTTAATTCCGTTTTCATTCACACTGATGAAGTGGGAAAAGTTCAATTCCTGCTTAATGAATCTGAAAAAGACCTCAATATCCCACCTTGATTTATAAATTGTTATTATGTCTTTGGCTGGGATAGAGAACATATTGGTAAGAAAGAAGTAAGGATATCCCTTATCATTTATTGCCTGTACAAGTCTAAAAGAATGCTCAACTACTGATGTTCCACTCTTATATAAGTAAACACGTTGATCTTTAAGGATTGTAAGATTTCTTACTTTTTGGTCTTGACTTATCTCAAAATCTTCCAGAGCAATAAATCTTGCATCTGATTTCAGTCTTGTAACAAAAGTGTATTCTTCCTGGTCCAACTTACAGAAAGTTTGTCGGTCAGATACTCCCCGATCAAAAACAAAGACATTGTCTTTGTTCTTGTCAATCACCCTGAATATCGCCTTAGGAATGGTGAGGTTTTCGCTGATATGGCATTGCTGATTAAAAACCTCAACACTACTAGGAAACATATCGGTCAGACAAACAGTATATTTAATCTGCTTTTTACCATCTTTCTTACAGCCAACATGGATCCCATTTTCCAGTTTAGCAGCTGTCTGACAAACCATTGTTGAATCAACTCTGGATAATTTGTAATTCAAAGCCAGATCGTTTTCATCGTAGAGTTGAGAACATTGCTCGTATATAGCTTCATAGGCCTTTCGAAAAAAGTCAACATTCATAGTTGCAAGACGAGCAGATAGAGAGTTATATTTGGTTGTGTTTTTATTTGGAATATTAAACAGCACCTTGTAATGGGTGGAGTTATAAAAATCCTCTAGCGACCTGAGACCAAGACGATCGCTTTCTATCAGTCCAAACAGTAAAAGGCTAAAGACATTCCTGCCATAAAGCTTTTTTACCTGATAATCAACGTTGGTTTCTGAACTCAAATCAGCCAACAAGTCATCAGGTATAAGCTTGAGTAAGTCTTGGACTTTTATACCCTGCTTACAATCTGTTCCCATTGCAGGAACAAATATAAGTCCTTAACAAGTTGATTGTCTTGATTATAGAGAGTTTTTGCCAACAGTGGCAAACATATTTTGTTGATAACCAGCTATTTTCAGACAAACAAAGACATCACTGTTAATTACAATACCTTGTTTTGTTAAAAACCTTTGATTTTCATGATGCCAAAGAACTTTTTGAAATGTCGTTTGATGTTTTGAACACTCCTAATTTCGGATTTGCGATTTCGGATTACCTTCGGTGAACTCACTTCGTTCGGTTGCGGATTTTGGATTGCGGATTTACCGGGTTGAACGTCGCTTCGCTGTATTTCTGATGCTTCAATGCTTTCAGCACAGGCAGTGATTGTGAATTATCCGCCGCCCAGCACCAGGCTGGTGGCGCTCACCCACTTCGAAGCATCGGACAGATAATAAACAATTGAATTGGCCACATCTTCCGGATCGCCCAGGCCCAGAATCTGACGGGCTTCGATCATATTTACCGCTTCCTGCGAATAGTTGGCGGCGGTATCGTCGAGCATGGGGGTGCGCACAAATGCCGGAGCCACACAATTGACCCTGATGCCTTTGGGTGCCAGTTCCAGCGCCAGTACGCGGGCATAAGCCTCCAGGGCCGCTTTTGCACTGATGTACATGGCCCCGCCCACAAAAGGATATCTTGTCGAAATGGAAGAAATATACACCAGCGAGCACTGGTTTTTAGCCAGCTTCTTTTTGCCGAGCAACCCCGCCGTAAGCAATACGGCTGCATCAAAACTCACGCGAAAGGTTTTAGCAATGGTTTCGGCGGTGATGAAGCGCGCCGGAGCCAGGTCGGAAATGCCGGTGCTGTATACCACCCCGTTCAGCACGGGCAGGGCAGCCACCAACCGGTCAATATCCGGTTGCAGGGTGAGATCGGCCGTGATTTGCTGATGCCCATCCCCTTCGAGTAACTGAAAGGTTTCATTCAGCCGGGCTGTGTCCCGGCCGGTAATCACCACCCCGGCGCCATACCCGCTGGCCGTAATGGCGGTTTGCCGCCCGAGCCCTGACGAAGCGCCGGTAACCAGAATTGTTTTACCGCTTAGATCAAATGCATTCATATCTGGAAATTCATCGTTTAGTTTACAAATTGCTACAGCGATTCTTCCCGAAGCGAGGCTCAGTTTATACTCCGGGCTGTGATGCCGGTTCCAGTTCCGTGAGCGGAGGCACCACCAGCCCTGAAGTTTCCATCAGTACACTACCCCACGACAGCCCGATTCCGAAAGCTGAAAGCAGCAGTTTCCTGGGCTTTTGTTCCAGGGCCTCCCTGATTTGTGTAACCATCGTCAACGGGATGGAAGCGCAGCTGGTATTTCCGAAATCACGCAGGGAATATGGAACACGCTCTGGCTCCACCTTCAGCATTTTGCGGATGGTTTCGTTGATCAGGCGGTTGGCCTGATGAAAAAGCAGGTAGTCAAATTCGGGCAACTCGCGGCCAAAGTGCTTGAGGGTGGTTTTTATGTTTGGCACCACCTCACGCAACGAGAAGTTAAACACTTCAATGCCGTTCAGCGCAATCTGCAGCCGGTTGCGGTAAATGCCCTCGCCGTATTTTCTGGTTGCGAAAGATTTTTTACTTGCCAGGTTTCTCACGCCCCCGTCGTAAATAATGATGGCTTCATAGCCGCTGCCGTCGGTTTGCAGGTTGAACTGCATGGGTGCCGCGCCCGGATCAAATTCCAGGGCTGTAGCAGTGCCGGCGTCGCCAAACAGCGGATAGGTGCTTTTGTCACGATAGCTGGAGGTAACGTTCGACAAATCGCCTACCAGCAGCAATCCTTTATGCAGACCGGCCGCCTTCATCATGCTGCCGATCACCGAAAGGCCGTAAACGTATCCCGAGCACCCCAGATTGATGTCGATGGCCATACAGCTTTTCGGCAGTTTCAAACGGTCCTGCAGGATGGCAGAGGTTGACGGGATGATGTAATCGCGGCTTTGGGATACAAATACCAGGATGCTGATCTCATTCCTGTCCCACTTCAGTTCGCCCAGCAATTGTTCAGCCGCCTGAAAACAAAGGTCGGATGTGGTCTGACCAGGTTCTGCCACATGGCGGTTTTCCACGCCAATGGTTTTGATTACCTGTTCCCGTTCCTTCACTTTAATCCATTTATAATCATGGTTTGAAAGCGCTTTTGGGGGAACACAGGCCGACATGCCTGCCATCCGTATATCAGAAATACTGAAAATGGCCATAAAAAAGGATTATAGTTAACCAGAACTACCCGGTTCTCATCTGGACTCTATCATCGCAAATGTACTTTAATTTTCAGTTGATCCCCCAATTTTCTAACTTTGCATGACATCTTTCATTCTCCGAATGAACAACAAAATATTGATTAATTGATGATTACGACTGCTCCGGTTCCCGCCGACCTTGGACATCTGCCAGACAAAGCTACCATTGTAACTGTGTTGCAAACGAGGGCTGCCCTGCATCCGGAACGCAGGGTATTCACCTTTCTGGGCGACGGAGAAAATGAGACCGCGGTGATTACCTACGGCGGATTGCACAAAGCTGCGACGACCATCGCAGGTAAAATATCCGCTATGGATCTTTCCGGGAAGAATGTTCTGATGTTTTATCCTGCCGGTATCGATTTCATTGCTGCATTTTTTGGCTGTCTGTATGCCGGCGCAATTCCTGTTCCGGTATATCCACCCCGGAAAAACCGCTCCCTGAGCCGGATTCGCGTTATTTCAGCTGATTGTGATGCCAATGCAATCCTTGCTACAACAGAAATTAATAATTCGCTCGAGCGCAACTTTTCTGACGACCCTTACCTTTCTGCAATCCCATGGCTTGCAACAGAGGAACTTACTCCCAGACTATCAGATTTCAAGCCAGCAGACCCGGATCTTAATCAACTTGCGTTTCTTCAGTATACTTCAGGATCAACGGGTAACCCGAAGGGAGTGATGGTAAGTCACCGGAATATTATGGTAAACCTGAAGTCACTTCAGTTGTATATGCTCATTTGCCCTGAAGATACCAATGTCCATTGGGTTCCGCAATTTCACGATCTGGGATTAATTCTGGGCATCCTTTCAACAGTTTTCTCCGGTTCACACAGCGTACTGATCCCACCGTTTATATTTATTTCAAAGCCTATTACCCTGCTCAAAGCCATCAGCAGATATGGCGCCAGACTGAGCGGAGGTCCAGATTTTGCATTTAACCATTGTATCGATAGAATCGCTAATGATGAACTTAGTGGTATTGATCTGTCAACGCTACGGATTATGTTCAGCGGGGCAGAACCCGTGCGAAAACAAACCATGGACAGATTCAGTGAAAAATTTTCATCCTGTGGTTTTAAAACCGGCGCCTTCTTTCCGGCTTACGGAATGGCGGAATCAACGCTGATCCTGACCGGCGCCAGAAATGAAAAGGGACCATTCAGTCTGCCTGTTAAAACCAATTCCCTTAAAGAGAATCTTATCGAAATGGCCGGCCCGGAAGATGATATACATTACATTGTCAGCAATGGTATCCCGATTATGGATACTGAAATAATTATTGTGAATCCTGACAATTCCCTCAAGTTGGAGGAAGATCGGGTGGGTGAAATATGGGTGAGCGGCACTACCATTACAAAAGGATACTGGGATAATGAGAGGCTGACAGCTGAAACCTTCGGCGTTTCACCGGCCGGAATGAACGACCCCCGTTGGCTTCGAACAGGAGACCTAGGCTTTTTACATCAGGGGGAGTTGTATATTACCGGACGGCTTAAAAATTTGATCATTATTAACGGGAAGAACTTTTATCCCCAGGACATTGAGAAAACGGTTGAAAACTGCCATCCTTCCATCCGCAAAACCTGCGTAGCGGCTGTTCCGCTCGAAGTAAATTACAAAGAAAGCCTGTGCATCATTGCCGAACTGGAAAGGACATATCTGAGAAAGCCTGATACAGCAGGCATTCTTGAACACATCGTTGCATCGGTATCGGCCGAACATGAAATTCAGCCGGCGCGTATCAGCCTGATCCGCACCGGATCAATTCCCAAAACTTCGAGCGGAAAGATGATGCACAAAGCAGCCCGTGAAATGCTGCTCAAAGGTGAACTGGAGATTATTGCCGAAAAAATCTTTCCCGAAGCAGATTTTTCTGCAGAACTTCAACCTGATAACATCAGTCTGTCAGATTTTATCTGCAACTGGGTTTCTGCAAAACTGAATCAGGGGAAACCCGTGGGCAATTCAGACGCACTGATTGCTTACGGAATTGATTCGCTCAAAGCCTCGGAACTTTCGGATGAAATCAAAAACAGATATGGCATAGAACTGCCGCCGTACCGGATGTTCGAAGATATTTCCATCGATCTGCTTGTCAGGGAAGCCGGCAGCAGGCAGTAAAAATTTATACGACCAGTCCGCAACCGATGGTATAAAATCCGGTTTTGCCGGGGTGAATGAACATTTTTAAGGGGTGGTTTATTACCGGCCGGTTAGCTGACCCTTTCTTCAATAATCCTGTAAATATCTGCGACAGTCTTCGAATTCGCAATATCCTCCGCATTGATGGCCACGTCGTATTCCGTCTTAACCATGGCAATAAGAATCAGTGCATTGATGGAATTCCATTCAAACACTTCCCTGAAAATACTTTCCGGCTTCAGGGTTCCGGGCGTCAGGTCATCAAATTCTTCCTCAATGTGTGTAATAAAGTCGTCAATGTTCATAAAAGCGGCGTTAATTGATGCGGCAAAGTTAGGAAGTTTCAAATACCAATACAGCAAAGCCGGAAATGTAAAATGAAATTTCACACATCAGGATAAAAGTATTTAGTAATATTGCCACCGGAATTAGAGTCCGAAGATTGAAATGACCGAAAAAAGGAAGAGAAAACTGCTTCTGATAAATCCGATAAACCAGCACCGGCTGGGCTTTTCAAATGACCCCAGCACCAGTTACATGCCGTTGGGGCTCGGTATAATTGCCGCGCTTACACCTGACCACTGGGAGGTGGAACTGATTGATGAGAGTTTTGAACTGTGCACCTTCCGGCCTGTGGATATGGTAGGTTTCACCGCCTTTACGGCCAATGCTTTTCGCGCCTATGAACTAGCGGCCATGTTCAGAAGTCAGGGGGTGCATACCGTGATGGGCGGCATCCATGCCAGCATGATGCCCGAAGAGGTCGTCAACTATGTTGATACCACGGTTTCGGGCGAAGCCGAACTGGTCTGGCCCCAGGTGATCAGGGATTTTGAGGAGGGCAGCGTTCAGAAATTGTACCAGGGTGGAATTACCCCGGTTGATAAAATACCGCTTATACGCAGGGATATTTACAAAAAATACCCCTATGTGTATGATCTGATACAAATTTCACGTGGCTGTCCCATGGGCTGCGATTTCTGCTCGGTCACCAAAATGTGTGGTTCAAAATACCGTGAACGCCTGGTTGAAGAGGTACTTGATGAACTGGAACAGACAGACAGGCCACTGTTGTTTATTGTTGACGATCACCTGATCAATACCAACAAAGGGGCTGAAGAGCGGGCCATCCGGCTTTTCAGGGGAATGGTTGAGCGGAAAATCAACAAGCTGTGGTTCGGACAGGCGGCCATGAATTTTGCCGATAACGACGAAGTGCTGCATTGGGCGGCCAAAAGCGGCTGCACCCTGATTTTGCTTGGCATTGAGGCCGAAAAACCCGAAGCCCTTAAAGATGCCCGCAAACGACTGAACCTGAAGAAGGGAGTGGATTACTACCAGGAAGCCTTCAGAAAAATCCACAAACACGGTATAGCCGTCCTGGGAGCTATGATCTTCGGTATGGAAAGCGACAACACGCAGGATTTATACAATCGAATGGAATTCTGCCTGAACAGCGGCATTGATGCCATGCAAACCAGCATCATGACCCCGTTGCCGGGCACCGACCTGTTTTTCCGGCTGCGCGACCAGAAAAAGATCGATCTCTGTAATTATCCCGAAGACTGGAAGCATTACCACTTCAAGGAAGCCACGATGGGTACCAACCATATGACCCGCGAAGCGTTGCAGCAAACCATGCGCGACATCTGGATGAAGCTTTACAAAAAGGATAATATCCGCAAAATGATGTTTAAGACATTGTGGCGGACCGGAAACTTTAAAGCGGCCTACTGGGTTTACGGAACCAATCACAATTACGGGCGCATTGTGCTGGAGGACCTGCTCGGGGATCAGCCGGGCAACCTTAACCGAAACCTCGAATGGATAGGCAGAAAACGTTCATGGTATATCCGCCTGACCAATCCTGTGTTGACCATTATTTATGCCATCTGGTGGAAATATATGGTAAGGCGGTTTACCGGCAGGCATTAGTCGCCGGATTTTCGGGTGGCAGCTTTGCGGTATATCCTGTAAAACACCTGCAACTTCATAAAAACCCATGAAGCCGGTCCGTAAGGCAGGAGGCTGCCCAGCCGCATGGCCGTGTTCATCATACGGGCGTAGAGCAACACCGGCAACGATCTGATCATCAGCAAGGGATAACTACCCCTGAACTCCCTTTCATAACCGTGCTCGTCTGCATTGCGACCGGCAACCATATCCATTACCTTTACTTCTTCCGGAGTCAGCGCGTCCTTCCAGATGGCAATGCGGCCCGTGTTTACCGGTTTCATCAGGCTCTCATGGTTCCGGATCTGGTATTCGGCGGCACGCTCTTTGGCCCCTTCCAGTTTTTTCCGGTATTCAAGCTGCTCCGGATAGAACTCCAGATTCAGAAAATTACAGATTTCGCGGGTTTTCTCCTCAGGGGCAGCGGCCAGATCCTCATAACGCAGGCGGAGTACCTGATCGGGCGCTTTGCGGATAATTTTGTCCATCAGCTTGTTGGCCCTGACCCAGCGATAGGCGATCAGGGCCGGGATGGGCGCCTCGAAGGTTACTTTTCGCAACGAAACCAGGTTATCGCGGTAATCCCTGGTAATGTGGATAAACTTCGCGTCGGGAAACATCCTGAAAAGACGGTCGGCATAAAAGGAATAAACCGGATTCTTATCGCCGAACCACAGGGTTTCAGTCTTGTCGAACACCGACTGGTACCCCTGGTAAACCAGCCTTATCAGCAGATGAAAACTGATTTCTCCCTGATAACCGAGTATCCGCTCCTTCAACCCCTCTTTCTCCACCCTCCAGCGTTCGAAATAGGGCTGTTTGCTAAGGTCGGCATACAGTTCATCAACGGCGGCCTCGTCCCAGGTGCGTACTTTTTTGTACTTGCGGTAAAGATTCAGAATTACCGGGCTTTCGAATGGAATCACCACGTTGGGGTGCGCATCAAAAATGGAGCGAAGCAATGTGGTGCCCGAACGCGGGCGGCCGATGATAAAAAAGAAAGGGACGTCTATAATATTTGTTGTCATATGTTCAGAATAGCAGCCGGCAGGGTTGTTTCGGCAAACTCACCGGCAAGGTAGCGTTGCATCAGCTTATACCGTTGCAGTTTCCCGCTTGATGTTTTCGGGATTTCATTGGATTTAACCATCACCAGCTCATCAACGGTAATGCCCAGGTTGGCCCGCAGCAGGTTGCGCAGCTGCCTGAAGGTCTCCGTGGCCTTTTCACCGGGCGAACCGGCCAGAAAAGCGATCACTTTATCATGTCCCGTTTCGCGGCTGGTTGTACCACCGAAACAAACCTTGCCATAACTGATTTCGTCGACGGTGCAGGCCATGGTTTCCAGATCGTTGGCAAAATAGTTACGTCCGTTTTTAAAAATAATATCCTTGTGCCTGCCGCTCACATAAAGGTTGCCTTTGTAAAAGAAACCGATATCGCCGGTACGCAGCCATTCTCCGCAGAAGGCAGCCCGGGTGGCTTCGGGTTTCCGGTAATATCCACTGGTGATACCGGGTCCTTTCAACTGAATGTGGCCCGTCATTCCGTCCTCTACCGGACTGTCGTCATGACCGGTGATACGGATCCACGTGTCGTTCAGGGCAATGCCCACGCCCGACAGCAGCCTGGCACCCGGATCATCCACCGGCACTTCCACGGCTATGCCTTCCAGATCGAGTCTGGTCGCATCAAAGGCAGTGATCACCGAAGGCCGCATCAGGGGCGTAAATGAAATGGCCAGCGTGGCTTCGGCCATCCCGTAAACCGGCATCATGGCTTCGGTTCTGAATCCGAAGGGCTGCAGGCGCTCCACAAAATCGTTCATAATCTGCACCGAGATTGGCTCTGCCCCGTTGAGCATGGCCTTCATCGAAGAAAAATCCCAGTCCGGCAGGGTCTTTTTCCTGCTCAGATAGCGAAGTACCAACGCCAGCCCGAAGTTCGGACAGCCGGTAACGTTAATCCGGGACCCACTCATCAGATCAAGCCACAAACCGGGATTCTTTATAAAATCTATCGTTTCGGTGTGAAACTGATAAATGGAGCAATAAAGTGGTACCAGATGGTACCCGATCAGCCCCATATCGTGGAACAAAGGCATCCAGTTACCGGTGCGGTCAGGGAAATGCAGATCAAGGCCGATCCGGATGGCATCCATAT
It includes:
- a CDS encoding AMP-binding protein, with the protein product MITTAPVPADLGHLPDKATIVTVLQTRAALHPERRVFTFLGDGENETAVITYGGLHKAATTIAGKISAMDLSGKNVLMFYPAGIDFIAAFFGCLYAGAIPVPVYPPRKNRSLSRIRVISADCDANAILATTEINNSLERNFSDDPYLSAIPWLATEELTPRLSDFKPADPDLNQLAFLQYTSGSTGNPKGVMVSHRNIMVNLKSLQLYMLICPEDTNVHWVPQFHDLGLILGILSTVFSGSHSVLIPPFIFISKPITLLKAISRYGARLSGGPDFAFNHCIDRIANDELSGIDLSTLRIMFSGAEPVRKQTMDRFSEKFSSCGFKTGAFFPAYGMAESTLILTGARNEKGPFSLPVKTNSLKENLIEMAGPEDDIHYIVSNGIPIMDTEIIIVNPDNSLKLEEDRVGEIWVSGTTITKGYWDNERLTAETFGVSPAGMNDPRWLRTGDLGFLHQGELYITGRLKNLIIINGKNFYPQDIEKTVENCHPSIRKTCVAAVPLEVNYKESLCIIAELERTYLRKPDTAGILEHIVASVSAEHEIQPARISLIRTGSIPKTSSGKMMHKAAREMLLKGELEIIAEKIFPEADFSAELQPDNISLSDFICNWVSAKLNQGKPVGNSDALIAYGIDSLKASELSDEIKNRYGIELPPYRMFEDISIDLLVREAGSRQ
- a CDS encoding acyl carrier protein, with the translated sequence MNIDDFITHIEEEFDDLTPGTLKPESIFREVFEWNSINALILIAMVKTEYDVAINAEDIANSKTVADIYRIIEERVS
- a CDS encoding 3-oxoacyl-ACP synthase III family protein translates to MAIFSISDIRMAGMSACVPPKALSNHDYKWIKVKEREQVIKTIGVENRHVAEPGQTTSDLCFQAAEQLLGELKWDRNEISILVFVSQSRDYIIPSTSAILQDRLKLPKSCMAIDINLGCSGYVYGLSVIGSMMKAAGLHKGLLLVGDLSNVTSSYRDKSTYPLFGDAGTATALEFDPGAAPMQFNLQTDGSGYEAIIIYDGGVRNLASKKSFATRKYGEGIYRNRLQIALNGIEVFNFSLREVVPNIKTTLKHFGRELPEFDYLLFHQANRLINETIRKMLKVEPERVPYSLRDFGNTSCASIPLTMVTQIREALEQKPRKLLLSAFGIGLSWGSVLMETSGLVVPPLTELEPASQPGV
- a CDS encoding IS4 family transposase, whose protein sequence is MGTDCKQGIKVQDLLKLIPDDLLADLSSETNVDYQVKKLYGRNVFSLLLFGLIESDRLGLRSLEDFYNSTHYKVLFNIPNKNTTKYNSLSARLATMNVDFFRKAYEAIYEQCSQLYDENDLALNYKLSRVDSTMVCQTAAKLENGIHVGCKKDGKKQIKYTVCLTDMFPSSVEVFNQQCHISENLTIPKAIFRVIDKNKDNVFVFDRGVSDRQTFCKLDQEEYTFVTRLKSDARFIALEDFEISQDQKVRNLTILKDQRVYLYKSGTSVVEHSFRLVQAINDKGYPYFFLTNMFSIPAKDIITIYKSRWDIEVFFRFIKQELNFSHFISVNENGIKILLYMTLILSMLILIYKKINGLGYKTAKRRFMIEMWDIIAIIMIKHSGGDPSLVFR
- a CDS encoding SDR family NAD(P)-dependent oxidoreductase, whose product is MNAFDLSGKTILVTGASSGLGRQTAITASGYGAGVVITGRDTARLNETFQLLEGDGHQQITADLTLQPDIDRLVAALPVLNGVVYSTGISDLAPARFITAETIAKTFRVSFDAAVLLTAGLLGKKKLAKNQCSLVYISSISTRYPFVGGAMYISAKAALEAYARVLALELAPKGIRVNCVAPAFVRTPMLDDTAANYSQEAVNMIEARQILGLGDPEDVANSIVYYLSDASKWVSATSLVLGGG
- a CDS encoding B12-binding domain-containing radical SAM protein, which gives rise to MTEKRKRKLLLINPINQHRLGFSNDPSTSYMPLGLGIIAALTPDHWEVELIDESFELCTFRPVDMVGFTAFTANAFRAYELAAMFRSQGVHTVMGGIHASMMPEEVVNYVDTTVSGEAELVWPQVIRDFEEGSVQKLYQGGITPVDKIPLIRRDIYKKYPYVYDLIQISRGCPMGCDFCSVTKMCGSKYRERLVEEVLDELEQTDRPLLFIVDDHLINTNKGAEERAIRLFRGMVERKINKLWFGQAAMNFADNDEVLHWAAKSGCTLILLGIEAEKPEALKDARKRLNLKKGVDYYQEAFRKIHKHGIAVLGAMIFGMESDNTQDLYNRMEFCLNSGIDAMQTSIMTPLPGTDLFFRLRDQKKIDLCNYPEDWKHYHFKEATMGTNHMTREALQQTMRDIWMKLYKKDNIRKMMFKTLWRTGNFKAAYWVYGTNHNYGRIVLEDLLGDQPGNLNRNLEWIGRKRSWYIRLTNPVLTIIYAIWWKYMVRRFTGRH
- a CDS encoding sulfotransferase family protein, producing the protein MTTNIIDVPFFFIIGRPRSGTTLLRSIFDAHPNVVIPFESPVILNLYRKYKKVRTWDEAAVDELYADLSKQPYFERWRVEKEGLKERILGYQGEISFHLLIRLVYQGYQSVFDKTETLWFGDKNPVYSFYADRLFRMFPDAKFIHITRDYRDNLVSLRKVTFEAPIPALIAYRWVRANKLMDKIIRKAPDQVLRLRYEDLAAAPEEKTREICNFLNLEFYPEQLEYRKKLEGAKERAAEYQIRNHESLMKPVNTGRIAIWKDALTPEEVKVMDMVAGRNADEHGYEREFRGSYPLLMIRSLPVLLYARMMNTAMRLGSLLPYGPASWVFMKLQVFYRIYRKAATRKSGD
- a CDS encoding AMP-binding protein, with the translated sequence MPENSAYYQPELTLPDLLKRAAAYPAPLYTGYMDEKGEIDRQTYAELLNEATSLACGLQALGMLSGDKAIIATRQNRETITLLWACFLAGVVPTVLQPPLTFSGYNPAVEKLKNVYRQFGEPYIFFSEEMAETDGLPDEKVKHVNDLDCSGNFEAPYLQPGDLAFVQFSSGSTGDPKGIMLTHQNLMVNMDAIRIGLDLHFPDRTGNWMPLFHDMGLIGYHLVPLYCSIYQFHTETIDFIKNPGLWLDLMSGSRINVTGCPNFGLALVLRYLSRKKTLPDWDFSSMKAMLNGAEPISVQIMNDFVERLQPFGFRTEAMMPVYGMAEATLAISFTPLMRPSVITAFDATRLDLEGIAVEVPVDDPGARLLSGVGIALNDTWIRITGHDDSPVEDGMTGHIQLKGPGITSGYYRKPEATRAAFCGEWLRTGDIGFFYKGNLYVSGRHKDIIFKNGRNYFANDLETMACTVDEISYGKVCFGGTTSRETGHDKVIAFLAGSPGEKATETFRQLRNLLRANLGITVDELVMVKSNEIPKTSSGKLQRYKLMQRYLAGEFAETTLPAAILNI